A window of Glycine soja cultivar W05 chromosome 2, ASM419377v2, whole genome shotgun sequence genomic DNA:
ATTTGTTCTAAAACTTGGAATTACTGTCAGGTAAGGCAACCATGAGGGGCATTCTTTCTGTAAGGACAGCCTTGGTTCAACATCGTAGTGAGAAATTGGGCCTTGGTTTCAGGCTATTTAGCACTCAGGGTGCTTCCACTGCTAGTACCCCACAGCCGCCGccaccacctccaccaccaGAGAAAACCCATTTTGGTGGCCTTAAGGATGAGGACAGGATATTTACTAACTTATATGGGCTGCATGATCCTTTTCTCAAAGGTGCCATGAAACGAGGGGATTGGCATCGAACGAAAGATTTGGTACTTAAGGGTACTGATTGGATTGTGAGTGAAATGAAGAAGTCTGGCCTCCGTGGGCGTGGCGGTGCTGGTTTCCCTTCGGGCCTCAAATGGTCATTCATGCCAAAAGTATCCGATGGCCGCCCTTCATATCTTGTTGTTAATGCTGATGAAAGTGAACCTGGAACTTGCAAAGACAGGGAAATTATGCGGCATGACCCACATAAATTGTTAGAAGGTTGCTTGATTGCTGGAGTAGGAATGAGGGCTAGTGCTGCTTACATCTACATCAGGGGTGAATATGTGAACGAACGTAAGAATCTCGAAAAGGCTAGGCAAGAGGCTTATGCAGCTGGTTTGTTGGGTAAGAATGCTTGTGGATCAGGCTATGATTTTGATGTTCATATCCACTACGGTGCTGGAGCTTATATTTGTGGTGAGGAAACAGCCCTCTTGGAGAGTCTTGAAGGGAAACAAGGTAAACCAAGATTGAAGCCGCCCTTCCCAGCCAATGCTGGGTTGTATGGATGTCCTACCACTGTCACAAATGTGGAAACTGTTGCTGTTTCTCCAACCATTCTAAGGCGTGGGCCTGAATGGTTTGCCAGTTTTGGTAGGAAGAACAATGCTGGGACAAAGTTGTTTTGTGTGTCGGGGCATGTGAACAAGCCTTGCACTGTTGAGGAGGAAATGAGTATTCCACTGAAGGAGTTGATAGAGAGGCACTGTGGAGGTATTCGAGGAGGATGGGATAATTTACTTGCAGTGATTCCGGGAGGATCATCTGTTCCTCTGATTCCAAAGCATGTATGTGATGATATCTTTATGGATTATGATGCATTAAAGGCTGTTGGGACAGGGTTGGGGACTGCAGCTGTAATTGTAATGGATAAATCTACGG
This region includes:
- the LOC114377560 gene encoding NADH dehydrogenase [ubiquinone] flavoprotein 1, mitochondrial-like, with amino-acid sequence MRGILSVRTALVQHRSEKLGLGFRLFSTQGASTASTPQPPPPPPPPEKTHFGGLKDEDRIFTNLYGLHDPFLKGAMKRGDWHRTKDLVLKGTDWIVSEMKKSGLRGRGGAGFPSGLKWSFMPKVSDGRPSYLVVNADESEPGTCKDREIMRHDPHKLLEGCLIAGVGMRASAAYIYIRGEYVNERKNLEKARQEAYAAGLLGKNACGSGYDFDVHIHYGAGAYICGEETALLESLEGKQGKPRLKPPFPANAGLYGCPTTVTNVETVAVSPTILRRGPEWFASFGRKNNAGTKLFCVSGHVNKPCTVEEEMSIPLKELIERHCGGIRGGWDNLLAVIPGGSSVPLIPKHVCDDIFMDYDALKAVGTGLGTAAVIVMDKSTDVVDAIARLSYFYKHESCGQCTPCREGTGWLWTIMERMKVGNAKLEEIDMLQELTKQIEGHTICALGDAAAWPVQGLIKHFRPELERRIREHAERELLQATG